In the genome of Veillonellales bacterium, the window CCATAGAATAGATATCTGCCCAGCTGAAATTGGGACAACCAAGAGTAGAAAAAGCAAGTTTCATTGTAACCTCTCCTTGTAAACCTTTTTAAAACCGCTCATAATCGGTCTGTTTTTTGAGCTATACGCAGTAACAAAAAAAGCTTTCGTCTCTTAGCATTTCTGCTAAGAGACGAAAGTACTAGACTTCCGCGGTACCACTCTTGTTGATATACAACATATCCACTCGGCAGCATTATCAAAATGACGAATGCAATTCTCACGATAACGGCGAGAAAGCCGTTCACACTTACTCACTTCCGCTTTCAGTTGACTGCTCAAGGGTGAGTTTCTCCACTGCGCCGCGCGCTGTTTCTCAGCAATCAACAGTTCTCTGGAGCGTCATATCGCAGTGTTTTTTCCCTATCAATGCATTTCATTATTTTATTTACCTAAATTATAGTTCGAGATGAATTCACCGATTTCCTGGTTTTATTGGATTTTGAGTAAACTTTTCTTTGACTTTTTTCTGGCATTCCACTCCTATATCCTTTTTACTCTATATAGGGATAGAATAAAAAAGCTAAAGGTGCGGAACAGAATGCAAATCTTCCAATATAAAAAGCTTACCGGCAAGGCGCCTGTAAGCTACATAATTTTTACATTATGGTGCGGTAGAATGGATTTGAACCATCACGAGGTTGCCCTCACCAGCCCCTCAAGCTGGCGCGTCTGCCGTTCCGCCACTACCGCGAATCTTTATTTTATGGTGCGGCCGAGTGGATTTGAACCACCACGAGGTTGCCCCCACTAGCTCCTGAGGCTAGCGCGTCTGCCGTTCCGCCACGACCGCATTTACTGTTATGCCGCTCCAAGCGACATAGTTATATTACCATAACACCAAAACATCGTCAAGCAATTTTTAAAAATTATCTTCTTCAGTTTCAGAGATTAAAAATCAACTTCTAATTTGTATAAAAACCCCATTCCCAGGCATTCCACAAATTACCTGCCGGAGTAGGATTAGGTCGATAGTTAGCTACCGTTTTCTTCACTACATCAATATTAACTCGAAAGTAAAGAGGAACAACCGGACATTCCTGGATAATCAATTCCTGAATACGAAAATAAATTTGCTTACGAGCTTCTATATCCACTGTTGCAATGCCCTTTTCCGTTAGATTATCGACTTCAGAATTGTGCCAGCCGGGGAAATTATGACCGTCGTATCCATTGGATCGAGTTGGTATCCTTTTAGAATGCCATAAATCAATGTTGTCCGGATCCACGCCACCTACCCAGGCATACATTGCCATATCAAACCGGCGATTTTTTAAAATATCAGCAAAAAAAGCGGCTGTCTCTACCGGCCTGATTTCCACCCCAATTCCTGCTTCTTTAAGTTGCTGAGCAATCGTCTGGGCAACAAGCTCGCGGATTTTATTCCCGGCGGTAGTCGTAAGAGTAAAAGATAATTTTTTTCCATCCTTAGAAAAAATTCCATCCGCCCCCTGAGACCAGCCAGCCTCAGTTAAAAGTTCTTTAGCGGCATTTATATCTCGCGACGCCGGTTGCAGCGTGGGGTTATAAGCCCATGACAAAGGGGACTGATCCGCTGCTGCCGGACTTGCTGCGCTCTTTAATACACTGCTGATAATAGCCCGACGATCAAGTGCCAGAACAATGGCCTGACGCACCCGTACATCCTGGAAAATGGGGGTGTCCAGGTTGTAATCCAAATGCTCCCAAATCATATTGGGCGTAATCACTGTGTTCATTCCAGCAACGGTTTTCACCTGATCCAATTGAGCAAAGTGAATATTGGTTACAAGATCAACTTCTCCTGCTTTTAGTTGCGTCAATAAAACATTAGGATCCGGTATCACCTTGTAAATAATTCCATCCAATTTTGGTTTCCCGCGAAAATAAGCAGGATTTGCCTCCAGTACAACCGCCTCGGCAACACGCCATTCTTTAAATTTAAACGGTCCTGTTCCAACCGGTGCACGATTGAACGATGCTTTATTAATATCCTCCTCAGCTCCCAAAAGATGCTGCGGCAAAATTGTGGAAAACAAGGTTAGATAAGGCGCATAATATTCGCGAAAATGAATAACCACCGTATATGGATCGGGAGTGTCAATCGAAGCAATTTTGTCATAGCCCTCCCGCTGCACAATATTCACTTTCCGATTCATGATGATCTGCCAGGTGAATTTCACATCGGCCGCGGTAAATGGTGCTCCATCATGCCAGCTGACTCCCTGATGAAGTCGATAGGTTATTGTGCGCCCATCGGGACTGACCCCGCCGTTTTGCACGGTCGGGATGTCTAACGCTAAATCCGGTATCCATTCTCCCTTGTCATTAGTAATCACTAAACCGCTAAATATCAGGCTGCTGACCTCGGCCGTAGCTAGTACATCGGACAACAATGGATTCAATGTGTTTGGCTCCTGTAAGCTGCCGAAAGTTAACTGGCCGCCGGTTTTTATCTCTTTCGCCGGATTCTGCGGTAAAGCTTTTTGTCCACAGCCGGTCATGAGTACAATATTAACTAAGAGAATCGCAAGCATAAAAATAGTTCGGATACGCAATTTATCTCCTCCCAAATGCCATAAAAACTCGTAACAGATTCCACACTATTTTATATATAATTCTTTGTAATGCTGCCTACTGTTTAGCACCCTTATAACATATTCCCTGGTTTCCTGAAATGGTATTTGGTTTACATCAGAAAAAGACATCGTCCATCCATACTGGCGCATCCATTGTTTTACATTCCCCCGCCCGCCATTATAAGCTGCCAGCACCAAAATTTCGTTATTATTAAATTCTTTTTTCAATGATGCCAGATACCAGGTTCCCAGCCGGATACTCACTTCCGGATTTTCCAGATCCCTCGTAGAAAAATTAGGGTAATCCATTTGATCTGCAACCCATTGGGCAGTCTCCGGCATCAATTGCATCAATCCCATTGCCCCTTTGGGCGAGCGGGCCTGATTATTGAATTTACTTTCAGTTCGTATCACTGCTGCCACCAAAAAAGGATCGATATGATTTCTAGCAGCATAATGATAAACAAGACTCTGATAAGGAAATGGATAAGAATATTTTTTTTGGAACCAGTGACTGTTATAACCGAAGTAACCGAAAAATAAAGAAACTAGTAAGCCAAATACCAGGATTCTCATCCAGGTTAGCATATGCAAAACAGATCACTCCACAATACAAAATCAAAATCATTCAATTGTACACATCGCTGTTTTTTTCTCCAGCCGCTGCCAATTTTCCCATACCTGCCGGCGAGTAGCAGCCAAATCACCGTTATTATCAATTATAACATTGGCAAGCCGGACCTTTTCCGTTAGTTGCATTTGAGAATGGATCCTTGCCAATGCCTGCTCAGCAGAAAGGCAGTTTCGCTTTATCAACCGCTGTAGCTGCACTGAATCATCCACGTAAACGACCCATACTTCATCAGTCAGCTTTTGCCAGCCAACTTCAAATAAAAGCGGCACATCCAAAACTACAATTTGTTTTCCCTGTTGGCTTGCAGTTTTGATTTCTGCCAAAACCCTTGCTTTAATATTCGGATGTACAATATCTTCCAGATGCTGTCGCGCAGTTTTATCATTAAATACGATATCTCCTAATTTTTCCCGGTCAATACTGCCGTCCGGCAGTAGGATGGATGGCCCAAATCGGGCCATAATTTCTAGCCATGCCGGCTGTTTTGGTAAAACCACAGCACGAGCAAGCTCATCTGCATCAACAATATATGCGCCAAACTCTCGCAGCATGCCGCTGACAGCGCTTTTACCGCTGGCAATACCACCGGTCAGACCAACAATATACATAAGTAAACTCCAACCTTCTATTAAGAAAGTAAGTCATTGCCGACAAAATACTATCTTTGACAAGTGGGACAAAAATGAGTTCCCCGTCCGCCCACTATAGACTTAACGATAGGCGTACCACAAATCCGGCATGGCTCATCTTTACGGCCATATACTCGGAGATGATATTGATGCTTACCACTGCGTCCGGCTCCATCCCGGTAGTCGCGAAAAGTAGTACCGCCATCCTCAATACCGGCTGTAATGACCTTATTGATCGCTTGAAATAATTTGTCTGTTTCCAGCTCGGTCAGGCTACCCCCATCTCGTTCCGGGTGAATCCCTGCAATCGCCAAACTTTCATCCGCATAAATATTCCCCAAACCACCAATAATCTTTTGATTAAGCAGCAATGATTTGATTTTCCCTTTTCTATCTCTTAAAACATCGCGTAAATAAAATACAGTAAAATCCGCTGATAAAGGTTCTGGTCCCATTGTCGCTAACCCGGAAATACGCCATAATTCTTCTGTCGGCATCGCATATATTGTACCCAAAGTTCGAATATCGGCATAAACCAGTTGATCACCGGTATCCATTGTAAATACGATTCGTACATACTTTTCCTGTTCTTCCCCCTGGCGAATGTAGTACAGTCTACCGGTCATCCGCAAATGTACTACCATCACCAGCCCATCAGTCAGATAAAATAAAAGATATTTACCGCTCCGGCTCAGCCTCTTAATCGTCTTATCCGTAATAATGGCCTGAAACCGAGCGGCATCCGGCCATTTAATTAAACGGGGTAAAAGCATTTCCACTCGGATGATTTTACGCGCTGTTACCTTATCAACAAGGGTACGTCTAATTGTTTCAACTTCCGGCATTTCCGGCATTTCGATCCCCCATTTATTTTGCTTCAGCCCAACTTTTTCCCCATTTGACATCAACTGTCAAGGGAACAGCCAGCTGTACTGCCTGTTCCATAGCCTCTTTAACAATTGCGGCCACTTGATCAACTTCTTCTTGAGCAACCTCTAAAACTAGTTCATCATGAACCTGCAGCAGTATGCGGCTGCGCAAATTTTTTTGATTTAACGCCCGATATACTTCAATCATCGCTTTCTTGATCACATCGGCGGCTGTCCCTTGAATAGGTGTATTCATTGCTGTACGCTCGGCAAAGGATCTCTGGTTAAAGTTACTGCTCCTAATATCCGGCAGATACCGTCGCCGGCCAAACAAAGTGGTCACATACCCTAACTGATGGGCCTCTGTTACCACCCGATTCATAAATTCTTTTACACCAGGATATCGGGTGAAATATTTGTCAATATACTTCCCGGCTTCCTTCCGGGTAACACCAATATTCCGTGATAAGCCGTAATCGCTTATGCCGTAAACAATACCGAAATTAACGGCCTTGGCACGTGAACGCATCTCAGCCGTAACCTGATCCATATCCACGCCAAAGACCTCTGCCGCAGTGCGAGCATGGATATCCTTCTCTTGTATAAAGGCCTCGATTAAATTAGCATCGGAGGAAATGTGGGCCATTATTCTCAGCTCTATTTGGGAGTAATCAGCAGACATTATATATTCATAGCCTTCCCCCGGCACAAACAGTTCTCTGATCTTTCGCCCGATCTCTGTACGAATGGGGATATTCTGTAAATTAGGCTCGGAACTACTAAGCCGCCCCGTCGCTGTAACCATTTGATTAAAGTTCGTATGGACTCGTCCGCTGCTGGAGCTGATTAATTGCTGCAAGCCATCAAGATAGGTGGATTTCAGCTTGGTCAATACACGATATTCCAGCAGTTTGTCCACTATTGGATGAATACCAATTAACTTTTCCAACACTTCGGCATCAGTAGAATAGCCGGTTTTGGTTTTTTTAATCACCGGCAAACTTAATTTTTCGAACAAAACGTTACCTAATTGCTTAGTTGAATTCACATTAAAAGTTTCTCCGGCCAACAGCTGAATTTCGCTTAACAGCTGTTCAATTTGAGCAGCAATGGTCACCGACATCTCCTGAAGATAACCTTTATCAACCTTGATTCCGCAACCTTCCATAGCTGCCAAAACCTCAATGAGCGGCAGTTCAATTTCATAAAATAAAGATTCCAAACCATTTTCCTGCAGACGCTGTTTCAATACCGGATACAACACATGAACTACACTGCAGGACCAGGCGGCATAATCAGGTGCCGGAATTTCTTCTTCTCTCTGCAAGTTGCTGTGTTTACCTATATATTGTTCTTGCAATGATACCAGCGGATAACCAGCTGCTGTTGGATCTAATAAATAGGCCGCAAGCATGGTATCAAAAATGACTCCACTTAAAATAATTCCCTCAAAGGCACAGGCATTATACAAAATTTTGGCATCGTGGGTTACTTTCTGTACCGAACCATCTGCCATTAGCGCCATAACCTTGCCCCATCCCGGGCTTTTGGGAGAAATATATACCGTAGTATCAGCCCTGCCGACAATTGCCAATCCCTTCATTTGCACACGAGGCACTTGCCCTGTAATTAAAGGAAAAATTACCATAAATGACTGGATATGGATATACTGGCATAATTCTTCCAATTCCGTATCATTAGCAAGCCAAACCGCTTTCGGTAAATTTTCTTTCATTTCCGTTTTGGGGAGAACACTTTCTGGAAAAATAACATCCATTCTGGTTAATAAGCTTTTAAATTCAAACTTGGAAAATAGTTTCCGGATTTTATCAACGTCTGGCTGTAGCGTAAACAATTCCGGTGAAAATCTAAGCGGCATATCACACACGATAGTTGCCAATTGTTTAGACAAAATAGCCAGCTCAGCGTTATCCCTCAACCTTTCCTGCAGCTTTTTACCGGAAACTTTATCAATATTGGTAACTAGTTGTTCCACCGTTCCAAACTCAGTAAGAAGCTTCACGGCCGTCTTCTCTCCAACTCCCGGAACACCGGGAATATTATCTGAGCTATCACCCATTAATCCTTTTAAATCGATAAGTTGAGTCGTCTTTACTCCATACTTGGCCTCAAATGCTTTGGCATCGAATATTGCCAAATCCGATATACCTTTTTTCGTCAGCATAACCCTCGTTCGCGGTCCAATCAATTGGAGAGCATCCCGATCACCAGTCACAATAATAACTTCAAATCCGGCTTCTGCCCCTTTCGTCGCCAAGGTGCCTATAATATCATCGGCTTCGTAGCCCGCTTCTTCTAAGGTAGTAATGCCAAATCCAGTTAAAAGTTCCTTTACCAAAGGGAACTGCTCAGACAGTTCTATTGGTGTTGCTTTCCGCTGGGCCTTATATTGTGAATATTGCTCATTACGGAAGGTGATCCGCCCTTTGTCAAAAGCAACTGCAGCAGCATCCGGCTTAATTTCATCCAGCAATTTTACCAGCATCATCGCAAAGCCGTATACCGCATTCGTATACTGCCCATTGGCTGCAGTCAGCAGCGGCAATGCATAAAACGCCCGGTACACCAGGCTGCTGCCATCAATAATTAGAAATTTAGGGGACATAAGCCCACCACCCCAGATAACATATTTCTGTATAACCATTTTAATATTGGCTAATATTCCAAGAATTCCTCTATAGTTTTTAAATATCTGTCGCTCTTTATGTAATTCGCTGTTATTTTCCAATCTATATTGTTGTAAAATCAGTTCAATACCACTTCCAGAATATTTTCAGCCGGTTTCCAGATTTCCTGACATCCGAATAGCTTCTGCAGATTATCCATCGTCACATATACAATATCTCCTTTTACCAGCCCCGGAACAGCACATTTAGGGCCGCGCACCAAATGGTCTTGCTCATCCCAAAGAATATTTGTTTTCAACCCGCTTGCCACCGGCCAAACCGGTACATATAACGTATTATTCGTCAATACTCCTCTTTCATTTTTCTGCTGATCATTAATCTTTAAACTAAAGTATTGGGCAAATGTGACTTGTTTATCACTTCCCTGTTCGATTAACTGTTGTACAAAATTCTCACTGATCCAACCGTTCAAACCAAACTGGGCTAACTTATTGTATACATCGGCCACCGTAATCTGCTGATAGCCATAAATATCCGGATAAACTGCCAGAGAAACCTCTCCTTTGCCGTTGACCCTGATTTTAATACGTTCATAAGTGACCTGTACCGGTGTACCGCAGCCAATAATTTCAAACAATTCTTCGGCATCCGCTTCATTCATACGGACACAGCCATTTGATACTGCCAAGCCAATAGTCCATGCTGCGTTCGTTCCATGAATACCATACAAAGGCAAAAATCCCATCCACCGATATCCCAGGGGATTGTCCGGCCCGGATTCTACAACGTAACCTCGTCCAGGAGGAATCCAAACCGGATTCACCTCCATATTAGTAATCGAATAGCTGCCTAAGGGCGTTTGGGTCGATGGTTTGCCAATTGCAATGGGGTATTCCTTAACCAAGGTAGTCCCTGAATACAATTCCAATGTCCGGCTGGGCAGATTAATAACAATTCCCGGTGATTCTATAACAGCCATCCGGGCATTGACCGGAGCCAAGGACAGAAATAAAAATAAAGCAGCGTAAACTGCCTTTTTAAAAATAGACACAAGCATCCCTTCCTCGCAAAAAATTAGACACATTACACATATATGAAGAACGGCTCAGGGTTATGCTATGTCTGTACTCTTATTTATATTATTGTAAATTAAGAATTTGCTGATGGAGTACCGATATTTGATTCAGTCGATCATCGACGATTGGCAGATAGACATGAACTTTTGTTCCGCCCTTATCGCCAGCACTAATATTAATAAAACCACCATGTTCAGCGACAATTCGATGGGCGATCGGTAATCCGAGTCCAAAACGATCCAGCTTAGTTGTATAAAAAGGCTCAAAAACTCTAGGCAAAATTTCTTGCGAAACCCCGGAACCGGTGTCGGAAATAGATATTACCAGCATATTGAGGTCAGCGTTTAACCATGATTTAAGCGTTAAAATCCCTTCGTCTGCCATAGCCTCCATGGCATTTTGAATAATATTTACCAGAGCCTGCTCCAGTAAATTTCCATCGGCTGTTATTGTCGGTAATGACGGATCCAGCTGCTTATGAATCGCAATTTTTTCACCGCCAAATTGCTTGAAATTAAGCAATAATGCCTTTTCTATGCGAAGATTCATATTCACTTCAGGAATTTTTTCAACCGTTGGTTTGGCAAACAGCACCAATTCTTTTACTACGTCATTAATATAAGAAACCTCACCCAGTAGCATCTCCAATATATCCCGTCGCACCGTATATTGATCGTCTTTCAACCGTGTGAGCATCACCTGTAAATAGCCACTGATAGTAGTCAATGGCGTCCGGACATGATGGGCCACCCCGGCAGCCAATTCACCCAAGGACATTAACATTTGAGTTGTTTGAATCTGTTTAATGGCAGCACGAACGGCAGATACATCCTGTATAATCACAATCATGCCGCTAACCCGTCCCGTTGAATCTAATAACTTTAATGTATCTACGTGCAAATACAATACTTGCTCTTTTATGGTCAATTTTAAACTTGTAGTTTTTATATCATCATGCTCAGGAAAAGAAAATATCTTTAAAAAGCTGGCCCCATAGTCTCGAAAGACGTCTTCAACCCGTTTTCCCATTACGTTGGCGCGTTCAATCCCACAAACCCGTTCCGCTTCCCGATTCAAACTTTTTATACGCAAAAAACTGTCCAGACACATAATGCCGTTGGTCGTTGTTTCAAAAAACTCTTTATATTCATCATCACGGGACAGATAAATTACTTTGTCATGGAGTGACTCGGCAAAATGCATACTTTCCATCTCCTTTTCTCCTAATATGTAAGGTGATACATAACATTCTTGTAAATATTTGTATTTCCTGCTAAAAATGCCGAATTACTTTTCGTAAAAATGTGACACTTTCTTCTAATTTGAAATTTCAACTGTCGAATTATATGACAGAATGCTAGGAGACTTTGAGTTTCCTGATTTCATCTACCACTCATTTTCGACAATAACCTTACGATTTCAGGTAGCTCACTTTTACCAATAGATATCAGCCGGCAATTATTTACATATTTTATTTATATTTACATATATTTACAATATATAAGCGTTAAATTTTTTTATGTCTCTATCATTGACAATAATCCTTGTCAATGATAAAATACTATTTGTCCGCACGATACGCAACATAAAATGCCGAAGTGGCGGAATTGGCAGACGCACTTGACTCAAAATCAAGCGTAGTTACCCTACGTGCCGGTTCGAGTCCGGCCTTCGGCACCACGTAAATCAAAGCTTTCAAGGTTTTCACCTGAGGGCTTATTTTTTTATCTGTACAGCAACTCAAGAACTCGATTATGGTTCGGTCCTTTCTGAAAAAGCTTCCAGTACTAAAAAAAACCACATCCATGGATGTGGTTTTTTTTAGTATTCATTTATTCGCTTCCTGATTGAAATAAAATGCTTGAACTTGTTTCACATTTTTGTCAAGCTGATTGGATACGTGAGGAATGGAATACCCAATAAATAGTGGCGACGTAACAAACCGGGGCATAATTTTCGCAATAATCTGCTCTTTCACTTGGTAAAAAAAGATATTATAACTGTTGCATTTCTTATGAAAGTGATTTAATAAGTAATGAGCAATAATCTGAATATAGTCAGCCATTTGATCAATGTAAGCCAAATCATCTAAAATTACATTAAACTCAGTGAACCCCACTTTAGGCTTTGTAGTCAGATTCAGTTCCACGCCTGACCGCCTGTCAACTACTATCCCCTGAAAGGATTCTTCCGGTACCCGTTCCTGGCAATCAATATACTGTAACCCTACGATCTGCATGTGTGGGTGTCGAATCGTTCCGCCGGAAAAAGGCCCATGGTTTTTAAAAAAAATAACGGAGGTATAGTTCTTACTTTGTATCATTTCCAGCCACTTTTCCACTCCAAACCGAATAACTGCGTGCAACTGTTCCTTAGAGTACCGGGATAGTTCGGAACAGCAATCCTTCGTCTCGATAATTACGGTCTGAAAAGCATCCTGCAGTACAGGGTACTTATTTTTGATCCATAAAATATCGCCTCGCTGTTCAAGAATACCTTCCAGTTTGCTACGATCACAAAAAGGACACTTTGCTTCCGTATGAATAATATTTTCCGGTTTTAGACTGCCAATATCCGAATTAAAACAAAGATGACTGCCAAGACTGCGCATAAATTGACTCCTTTGAGATAGTTTTTTCTATCTCTTTAAAATATTCAACTTTCGACGTGCAGATACCTGCTAATCGTACTCATTTTATCTGTCCGTGTACCGCCAGCCAAATACAAGGCGGATTATTGGATGTCCACTCTACCCGATGCCGCTGATGTGCCGGAATCAATACCCAATCGCCTGGACCTATGTCGCGCACATGACCGTCTTCCCAACTCATCCGTGCCTGCCCTTGAAGCAAGGCGACCCATTCATCCCTCTCTTGGTCATACCAAAAACCGGGTGGGGATGATTGACCAGTAGAAACTATGCGTTCAATTAAAATTCCTTTATCCGGAAGAATAGGTTCGACAACCTCCCGTTCCGGCAAATCTGGCGACAACTCAAAAAGATTCACGGCTGATTCCCTTCTTCTCATGACTATCTTAGTGATACTATTTTCATAGCAACACAAACCTATTCCGCTATTGCTGTCAATTTATTATAATTTTTCTTTTTGTTCTATATTTCCTGCTTGTTATATTCCCCTTTTATGAAAATTAAGCAGGAAAACGCAATTCAATGACCAATTCATACTTAAATACAATTATGAGGAATACTGAATATGCAATATATTACTCTTTTCGAACATCTTTTGGAATACAGCGTCACCTATCAAAAAAGGCGAAAAACGCTCCGTATCAAACTATTGGATAAAAACAAATTAGAAATAACGGCTCCCTTTAACTATTCTAAGGCCGATATTCGAGAAATTATTCAGAGTAAGCAAAAATGGATTCTGACTCAAGTAGAAAAATTGACCGCTATTGAAAATAATCCGGTCAATAAATCAGTAAACCACGGATCTTCTATTTTATTTTTAGGCAAACCTTATACCCTTTCTATCTCTTACTATCAAAGTCAGAAACCAAGGGTAATAGAACAAGAAAATAACATTTTTTTACAGTTGCCTTCTGCAACAGCAGGAATTGGAACAATGAATCCCGAATTTGTATTAAAGCAATGGTATGTAGAATCCGCCGGAAAAATATTGGCTGACAAAACAGCAGCCTGGGCAGCTAAAATCGGCGTTTCGCCACAGCGCATCTGCATTAAAGAGCAGAGAACCCGCTGGGGCAGCTGTTCCACCAGGGGCAACATCAACTACAATTGGCGAATTATTATGGCCCCACCGCCGGTAATTGATTATCTGGTGATCCATGAACTTTGTCACTTACTGGTACTCAATCATTCAAGCCAGTTTTGGCAGCAGGTAGCAAATTACTTACCTGAATTCAAACAACATCGGGATTGGTTGCGAATCAACGGCCGGCTGCTAACCGGAATTCTATGACGACTGGAGGAAAATAATGAGTGTTTTATTTGAACCAATTTCCATCGGATCAATGGTAGTGAAAAATCGTTTTGTCCGCTCAGCAACTCAGGACACTCTTGGCAACGAAGATGGCAGCATTTCCGAAAAGGAGATATTACTCTATCGCCGCTTGGCAGAAAATGACGTCGGCTTAATCATCACGGCCCATTCTTATGTTCAACATCCCCTAGGCCGGGGAAGCATCCGCCAAAATGGCATCTTCAACGACTCCTTAATCGAAGGCTATCAACGACTTGCCGCCGCCGTACACCCCTACGGCAGCAAATTAGTCCTGCAGATTTCTCATGCCGGACGCCAAACTGCCGTTGACTTACCTGCCGGGGAGCAAGCTATAGCACCGTCGGCGGTAACAGACAACAGTACCGGTATAACTCCACGGGCGATGACAAGCGACGAAATCAGCCAGCTGATTCATGCTTTTGTCGAGGCTATGGTACGGGCAAAACGCTCCGGCTGTGATGGTGTACAGCTCCATATTGCCCATGGTTATTGTCTTTCCCAGTTCTTATCCCCCTACACGAACCGGCGAACCGATGAATGGGGCGGCTGCATCAAAAATAGAACCCGAATTTTAAAAGAAATCATTCTACAAGGCAAACAGCTTATCGGTGACGATTATCCCGTTCTGGTCAAACTTAACTCCACCGACGGCTACAGCGGAGCCGGGTATCTTTGCCTGCAGGATGTGCTATATACAGCCAGACTTTTAGAAAGCTTGGGAGTATCCGCTATTGAAGTGAGCGGCGGTATTCGCGAGTCAAAAAAAGTAATGTCCCAGCCAAATATCCGTCAGCCGGAACAGGAAGCCTACTTCGCTCCGGCGGCAAAAAAAATAAAAGCCGTAGTAAACATCCCGGTTATCTTGGTAGGCGGTATCCGTTCCCTGTCTGTCATGGAAGATTTAATCACAAGGCAGACTACCGACTTAATCTCTTTAAGCCGGCCTTTTGTCAAAGAACCTGATTTGGTAAACCGGTTGCGCCATAGCCAGACCAAAGCTGCCTGTGTATCCTGCAATGCCTGTTTTAGCCCAAACGGACTACAATGCTATTATACCGGAGGAATAAATAAATGAGATGGAGTAAAATTGCAACACTGTTGTTAGTATTGCTACTGTTAAGTTCTGTAGCCCAAGCCAAAGATATCCCCGCCGTCAGTACGGTGACTGTGCAAGGTACTGGTGAAATGGATGTTATCCCGGATCAGGCAATGATTAAAATCGGCATCGTCTCGAATGCGGATACTGCTGAAGCAGCGCAAACTGATAATGCCCGGTTGACTACTGCTGTCCTGCAAAAACTGCAATCAATAGACAGCGTGAATCAAGCTAAACTACGTACAGCCTCATATGGTTTTTCCCCTGTGTATGGCACAGACCAGGACAAAAGCAAACCGCCGCTTATTATCGGCTACCGT includes:
- a CDS encoding SprT family zinc-dependent metalloprotease; this translates as MQYITLFEHLLEYSVTYQKRRKTLRIKLLDKNKLEITAPFNYSKADIREIIQSKQKWILTQVEKLTAIENNPVNKSVNHGSSILFLGKPYTLSISYYQSQKPRVIEQENNIFLQLPSATAGIGTMNPEFVLKQWYVESAGKILADKTAAWAAKIGVSPQRICIKEQRTRWGSCSTRGNINYNWRIIMAPPPVIDYLVIHELCHLLVLNHSSQFWQQVANYLPEFKQHRDWLRINGRLLTGIL
- a CDS encoding NADH:flavin oxidoreductase; its protein translation is MSVLFEPISIGSMVVKNRFVRSATQDTLGNEDGSISEKEILLYRRLAENDVGLIITAHSYVQHPLGRGSIRQNGIFNDSLIEGYQRLAAAVHPYGSKLVLQISHAGRQTAVDLPAGEQAIAPSAVTDNSTGITPRAMTSDEISQLIHAFVEAMVRAKRSGCDGVQLHIAHGYCLSQFLSPYTNRRTDEWGGCIKNRTRILKEIILQGKQLIGDDYPVLVKLNSTDGYSGAGYLCLQDVLYTARLLESLGVSAIEVSGGIRESKKVMSQPNIRQPEQEAYFAPAAKKIKAVVNIPVILVGGIRSLSVMEDLITRQTTDLISLSRPFVKEPDLVNRLRHSQTKAACVSCNACFSPNGLQCYYTGGINK